In the Streptomyces formicae genome, one interval contains:
- a CDS encoding S8 family serine peptidase produces MAHLRSRRRTALALPLGIALAASVGFLPGAASAASNESPAPVSAQAAKDAPALAYVVNTRADHKTIQYVKKAIAENGGSVVVAYEKIGVIVAHSSNPDFGKQIRQVRGVQTAGATRTAPLTAAGTTEDGAPTPLSKAAAKSLKAAAAPGDEPLEADQWDLRAIGADKAAKINPGSRKVTVGVIDTGVDDTHPDLAPNFSASQSASCVGGKADTSPGAWRPANKDSYHGTHVAGEIAAARNGVGVAGVAPGVKVSGIKVADPVNELFYPESVVCAFVFAADHGVEITNNSYYVDPWLYNCKDDPDQRAIVDAVNRAQLYAQRKGTLSLASAGNSNHDLDSDAIVDTSSPDDSTPVPRTIDPHECLDVPTQLPGVVTVSATGVKDLKSIYSSYGKGVIDVAAPGGDKFQIPADTPSKNGRILSTMPGGEYGWLQGTSMASPHAAGVAALIKSTHPKAGPAELQRLLKKQADRLSCPESYDPDGDGDVDAICQDGGKNKNGFYGSGLVDALAAVKK; encoded by the coding sequence ATGGCTCATCTGCGTTCCAGACGTCGTACGGCGCTCGCCCTGCCGCTCGGCATCGCCCTCGCCGCCTCGGTCGGGTTCCTGCCCGGCGCCGCCTCCGCGGCCTCGAACGAGTCGCCCGCCCCCGTGTCGGCACAGGCCGCGAAGGACGCCCCCGCCCTCGCGTACGTCGTCAACACCCGTGCGGACCACAAGACGATCCAGTACGTGAAGAAGGCGATCGCCGAGAACGGCGGATCCGTGGTCGTCGCGTACGAGAAGATCGGCGTGATCGTCGCGCATTCGTCGAACCCGGACTTCGGCAAGCAGATACGCCAGGTGCGCGGCGTGCAGACCGCGGGCGCGACCCGCACCGCGCCGCTCACCGCCGCGGGCACCACCGAGGACGGCGCGCCGACGCCCCTCTCCAAGGCCGCCGCCAAGTCCCTGAAGGCCGCCGCCGCTCCGGGCGACGAGCCGCTCGAGGCCGACCAGTGGGACCTGCGGGCGATCGGCGCCGACAAGGCCGCCAAGATCAACCCGGGCAGCCGGAAGGTCACCGTCGGCGTGATCGACACGGGCGTGGACGACACCCACCCCGACCTCGCGCCCAACTTCTCGGCCTCGCAGTCGGCGAGCTGTGTCGGCGGCAAGGCCGACACCTCCCCCGGCGCCTGGCGCCCGGCGAACAAGGACTCCTACCACGGCACGCACGTGGCCGGTGAGATCGCCGCCGCGCGCAACGGCGTCGGCGTCGCGGGCGTGGCGCCCGGCGTCAAGGTCTCGGGCATCAAGGTGGCCGACCCGGTCAACGAGCTGTTCTACCCGGAGAGCGTGGTCTGCGCCTTCGTGTTCGCCGCCGACCACGGCGTGGAGATCACCAACAACAGCTACTACGTGGACCCGTGGCTGTACAACTGCAAGGACGACCCGGACCAGCGGGCCATCGTCGACGCGGTCAACCGCGCGCAGCTGTACGCGCAGCGCAAGGGCACGCTCAGCCTGGCCTCCGCGGGCAACTCCAACCACGACCTGGACTCGGACGCGATCGTCGACACGTCGAGCCCGGACGACTCCACCCCGGTGCCGCGCACCATCGACCCGCACGAGTGCCTGGACGTCCCCACCCAGCTCCCCGGCGTCGTCACCGTCAGCGCGACGGGCGTCAAGGACCTGAAGTCGATCTACTCCAGCTACGGCAAGGGCGTCATCGACGTCGCGGCGCCGGGCGGCGACAAGTTCCAGATCCCGGCCGACACCCCGTCCAAGAACGGCCGCATCCTCTCCACGATGCCGGGCGGCGAGTACGGCTGGCTGCAGGGCACCTCGATGGCATCGCCGCACGCCGCGGGCGTCGCCGCGCTGATCAAGTCCACGCACCCCAAGGCGGGCCCCGCCGAACTCCAGCGGCTGCTCAAGAAGCAGGCCGACAGGCTCTCCTGCCCCGAGTCCTACGACCCGGACGGTGACGGCGACGTCGACGCGATCTGCCAGGACGGCGGCAAGAACAAGAACGGCTTCTACGGCAGCGGTCTCGTCGACGCGCTCGCCGCCGTGAAGAAGTGA
- a CDS encoding CopD family protein, with protein MPATAAASHRAPRRRPSVGRAAAVLVLVAVAALIPLLGPSAVLDGTGEAEAPGTAGITLLRGVLFGALCVQLGEVFATRLARRVPGAPRGRAGEPRGWGPYAAWAGFAAALGLAAIVANGNLVPQQLSDLDIGRLYDTRDGRLALLEVNAFIAAALCARSRRPAGAALPLAAVIVAEALRAHPPAEDSALIGSGLTLVHLTCAALWAGGLLYVLRLLRRWRTSAPEAGIAVLGLYARVAAVLFAAITATGVVSTLRRMPPGTVVDQLTETAYGRTLLAKVLVVAVVAVLALCARQRLRGAGDRVGAYVPARGEVVALAAVVALSALLTAVPVPIRW; from the coding sequence ATACCGGCCACCGCCGCCGCATCGCACCGCGCGCCGCGCCGCCGCCCTTCGGTGGGACGTGCCGCGGCCGTGCTCGTCCTCGTGGCCGTCGCCGCGCTGATCCCGTTGCTCGGCCCCTCGGCCGTACTGGACGGCACCGGCGAGGCGGAGGCCCCCGGCACGGCGGGGATCACGTTGCTGCGCGGGGTCCTGTTCGGCGCGCTCTGCGTGCAGCTGGGCGAGGTGTTCGCGACCCGGCTCGCCCGCCGGGTACCGGGGGCGCCGCGCGGCAGGGCGGGCGAACCGCGCGGCTGGGGTCCCTACGCGGCGTGGGCGGGGTTCGCCGCGGCGCTCGGGCTCGCCGCGATCGTGGCGAACGGCAACCTCGTCCCGCAGCAGCTCTCCGACCTGGACATCGGGCGCCTGTACGACACACGGGACGGCAGGCTCGCCCTCCTGGAGGTCAACGCCTTCATCGCGGCGGCGCTGTGCGCCCGCTCGCGGCGCCCGGCGGGAGCGGCACTCCCGCTGGCGGCGGTGATCGTCGCCGAGGCGCTGCGGGCACACCCTCCGGCGGAGGACTCCGCGCTCATCGGCAGCGGCCTCACGCTGGTGCATCTGACCTGCGCGGCACTGTGGGCGGGCGGTCTGCTGTACGTCCTTCGCCTGCTGCGGCGATGGCGGACGTCCGCTCCGGAGGCGGGCATCGCGGTCCTCGGGCTCTACGCGCGCGTGGCCGCCGTGCTGTTCGCCGCGATCACGGCGACCGGCGTCGTCAGCACGCTGCGCCGGATGCCGCCGGGCACGGTCGTGGACCAGCTGACCGAGACGGCCTACGGCCGCACCCTGCTCGCCAAGGTGCTCGTGGTGGCCGTCGTCGCGGTGCTCGCCCTGTGCGCCAGACAGCGGCTGCGGGGCGCCGGGGACCGCGTCGGCGCCTACGTCCCCGCGCGCGGGGAGGTGGTCGCGCTGGCTGCCGTCGTGGCCCTCTCGGCGCTGCTCACCGCGGTACCGGTGCCGATCCGCTGGTGA
- the moaA gene encoding GTP 3',8-cyclase MoaA produces the protein MLIDTFGRVATDLRVSLTDRCNLRCTYCMPEEGLQWLAKPDLLTDDEIVRLVRIAVTQLGITEIRFTGGEPLLRPGLVGIVERCAQLEPRPKMSLTTNGIGLKRTAKALKAAGLDRVNVSLDTLRPDVFKTLTRRDRHKDVLEGLEAARDAGLTPVKVNTVLMPGLNDDEAPDLLAWAVENDYELRFIEQMPLDAQHGWKRDGMITAGDILESLRTRFELTEEGSTERGSAPAERWIVDGGPHRVGVIASVTRPFCSACDRTRLTADGQVRTCLFATEETDLRGALRAAPEDSTDGSDEAIARIWKLAMWGKKAGSGLDDPSFLQPERPMSAIGG, from the coding sequence GTGCTCATCGATACCTTTGGCCGAGTAGCCACTGACCTGCGCGTTTCACTGACCGACCGCTGCAATCTGCGCTGCACGTACTGCATGCCCGAAGAGGGCCTCCAGTGGCTTGCCAAGCCGGATCTGCTCACCGACGACGAGATCGTCCGGCTTGTCCGCATCGCCGTCACCCAGCTGGGCATCACCGAGATCCGCTTCACCGGCGGCGAGCCGCTGCTCCGTCCCGGCCTCGTCGGCATCGTGGAGCGCTGCGCGCAGTTGGAGCCGCGCCCCAAGATGTCCCTGACGACGAACGGCATCGGCCTCAAGCGCACCGCCAAGGCCCTCAAGGCGGCGGGCCTCGACCGGGTCAACGTCTCCCTGGACACCCTGCGCCCCGACGTCTTCAAGACACTCACCCGTCGTGACCGCCACAAGGACGTCCTCGAAGGACTCGAAGCGGCCCGCGACGCGGGCCTGACCCCGGTCAAGGTGAACACCGTCCTGATGCCGGGCCTGAACGACGACGAGGCCCCGGACCTGCTCGCCTGGGCCGTGGAGAACGACTACGAGCTGCGTTTCATCGAGCAGATGCCGCTCGACGCCCAGCACGGCTGGAAGCGCGACGGCATGATCACGGCCGGTGACATCCTGGAGTCCCTGCGGACGCGCTTCGAGCTCACCGAAGAGGGCTCCACGGAGCGCGGCTCGGCCCCCGCCGAGCGCTGGATCGTGGACGGCGGCCCGCACCGCGTCGGCGTCATCGCCTCCGTCACCCGCCCCTTCTGCTCGGCCTGCGACCGTACGAGACTGACGGCCGACGGCCAGGTGCGCACCTGCCTGTTCGCCACCGAGGAGACCGACCTGCGAGGAGCCCTCCGCGCGGCCCCCGAGGACAGCACGGACGGCTCGGACGAGGCGATCGCCCGCATCTGGAAGCTGGCGATGTGGGGCAAGAAGGCGGGCTCGGGCCTGGACGACCCGTCGTTCCTGCAGCCGGAGCGGCCGATGTCGGCGATCGGCGGCTAG
- a CDS encoding DUF3099 domain-containing protein produces the protein MRKRSGAEVFRITGARQGLAEDVRGRQRRYVISMSIRTLSVVAAATLWNVERHVALVALVLGVLLPYISVVIANAGRESNPALPSTFVPAPSRPMLAPPAPAAAAESVPEDPLGPAHDQRRGSSRDQN, from the coding sequence ATGCGGAAGCGGAGCGGCGCCGAGGTCTTCCGGATCACGGGAGCCAGGCAGGGGCTCGCCGAGGACGTCCGCGGCAGGCAGCGGCGGTACGTGATCTCGATGTCGATCAGGACCCTGTCGGTCGTCGCGGCGGCGACGCTGTGGAACGTCGAGCGGCATGTCGCCCTCGTCGCTCTGGTACTCGGAGTTCTCCTCCCGTACATCTCCGTGGTGATCGCCAACGCCGGTCGCGAGAGCAATCCCGCGCTTCCTTCGACGTTCGTACCCGCTCCTTCTCGGCCAATGCTCGCGCCGCCCGCTCCCGCGGCCGCCGCGGAATCCGTCCCGGAAGATCCCCTGGGGCCCGCCCACGACCAGCGGCGCGGCTCATCGCGTGATCAGAACTGA
- a CDS encoding CoA transferase gives MTHIPPRGVEATRATYAAWAALDGAPALLDRLSAVTRAGALPGRLPVGGLARACVGACALAAAELTALRTGGDVPRVLVDDGAVATAFTSERHLSVDGGKPVNFAPLSRFWRTADGWVRTHANYPHHRAALLAALDAPGSEDAVAARLAELPARYVEDAVYAAGGLAVALRTPEEWAAHPQGAASAGQPLVHRERLGPAPARGLARLTGSPARPAEGLRVLDLTRVIAGPVATRTLALLGADVLRVDPPGLPELADQHADTGFGKRSATLDLGDRADRRVFDGLLAAADVVVTGYRPGALDRFGLSPGELAARRPGLVVAQLSAWGAAGPWARRRGFDSLVQVATGIAAVEGEPDRPGALPAQALDHGTGYLLAAAVLRTVSEQASRGGTGCVRLSLARTAAWLMSLGAAESGGRCEDAYDGPAPWLTESDSPLGRLRYALPPVSFTGGPANWAYPPGRWGTDRPRWR, from the coding sequence ATGACGCACATACCGCCGCGAGGAGTGGAAGCCACCCGCGCCACCTACGCCGCATGGGCCGCGCTCGACGGCGCGCCCGCCCTCCTCGACCGGCTCTCCGCCGTCACCCGTGCCGGCGCGCTGCCAGGACGTCTGCCCGTCGGCGGACTCGCCCGCGCCTGCGTGGGCGCCTGCGCGCTGGCCGCCGCCGAGTTGACCGCGCTGCGCACCGGGGGCGACGTGCCCCGGGTCCTGGTCGACGACGGCGCGGTGGCCACGGCCTTCACCAGCGAGCGGCACCTGTCGGTGGACGGCGGGAAGCCGGTGAACTTCGCCCCGCTGTCCCGGTTCTGGCGCACCGCGGACGGCTGGGTGCGCACCCACGCCAACTATCCGCACCACAGGGCGGCGTTGCTCGCCGCCCTCGACGCCCCCGGGTCCGAGGACGCGGTGGCCGCGCGCCTCGCGGAACTGCCCGCCAGGTACGTCGAGGACGCGGTGTACGCCGCCGGTGGGCTCGCCGTCGCGCTGCGGACGCCCGAGGAGTGGGCGGCGCATCCACAGGGGGCGGCGTCGGCCGGGCAGCCGCTGGTGCACAGGGAACGGCTCGGGCCCGCGCCCGCGCGTGGCCTCGCCCGGCTCACCGGCTCCCCCGCGCGGCCCGCCGAAGGACTGCGCGTGCTCGACCTCACCCGGGTCATCGCGGGGCCCGTGGCGACCCGCACGCTGGCGCTGCTCGGCGCGGACGTGCTGCGCGTCGACCCGCCGGGGCTGCCCGAACTCGCCGATCAGCACGCGGACACCGGCTTCGGGAAGCGGTCGGCGACGCTCGACCTCGGGGACCGTGCGGACCGGCGCGTCTTCGACGGCCTGCTCGCCGCGGCCGACGTCGTCGTCACGGGGTACCGGCCCGGCGCCCTGGACCGGTTCGGGCTCTCGCCCGGGGAACTGGCCGCGCGCAGGCCGGGCCTCGTCGTCGCGCAGTTGTCGGCGTGGGGCGCGGCGGGCCCGTGGGCGCGACGGCGCGGCTTCGACAGTCTCGTGCAGGTGGCCACCGGGATCGCCGCCGTCGAGGGGGAACCGGACCGGCCGGGCGCGCTGCCCGCGCAGGCCCTGGACCACGGCACCGGATATCTGCTCGCGGCGGCCGTGCTGCGGACCGTGAGCGAGCAGGCGTCGCGGGGCGGTACCGGGTGCGTACGCCTCTCCCTCGCCCGTACGGCGGCATGGCTGATGTCGCTCGGCGCCGCGGAATCCGGCGGGCGGTGCGAGGACGCCTACGACGGCCCCGCGCCCTGGCTCACCGAGAGCGACAGCCCGCTGGGGCGGCTCCGGTACGCCCTGCCGCCCGTCTCCTTCACCGGCGGGCCCGCCAACTGGGCGTACCCGCCCGGGCGTTGGGGCACCGACCGGCCCCGGTGGCGGTGA
- a CDS encoding DUF485 domain-containing protein produces the protein MATDAPPPSKGGSEPTPHAPSTEEFIEVQESAEFGELRQAHRSFAFPLTIAFITWYLVYVLLSNYAGDFMGTKLFGNINVALALGLGQFLTTFLIAWFYSRHAASKLDPKAEAIKSRMEGAA, from the coding sequence GTGGCCACCGACGCCCCGCCACCTTCGAAGGGCGGCTCAGAACCCACTCCCCACGCGCCCTCCACGGAGGAGTTCATCGAGGTGCAGGAGAGTGCGGAATTCGGTGAACTGCGCCAAGCGCACCGCTCGTTCGCCTTCCCGCTCACCATCGCCTTCATCACCTGGTACCTGGTGTACGTCCTGCTCTCCAACTACGCGGGCGACTTCATGGGCACCAAGCTCTTCGGCAACATCAACGTCGCCCTCGCGCTCGGCCTCGGGCAGTTCCTGACCACGTTCCTCATCGCCTGGTTCTACTCCCGCCACGCCGCGTCGAAGCTCGACCCCAAGGCCGAGGCGATCAAGTCCCGTATGGAGGGAGCGGCATGA
- a CDS encoding zinc-dependent alcohol dehydrogenase family protein: MRATTIHAPFDMRVEDVPEPVVQLPTDAVVRVLRACICGSDLWAYRGEAKRQPGQRIGHEFLGIVEETGSEVSGVRRGDLVVAPFMWSDGVCDYCAEGLTTSCEHGGFWGSVGYDGGQGEAVRVPFADGTLVRLPAEAASDEHLLSGLLTLSDVLGTGHHAALGAGARPGATVVVVGDGAVGLCAVLAAKRLGAERIIALGRHTARTDIARRFGATDVVAERGDAAVAAVRELTRGQGAHSVIEAVGTEQSMRTAVDITRDGGAIGFVGVPHGSGTGLDLGVMFNRNIALRGGVAPVRTYIPELLPDVLDGTIDPSPVFDLTIGVEHVPQGYKAMDERTALKVQIAF, translated from the coding sequence ATGCGCGCCACCACCATCCACGCCCCGTTCGACATGCGCGTGGAGGACGTGCCCGAGCCGGTGGTCCAGCTCCCCACCGACGCGGTCGTCCGCGTCCTGCGGGCCTGCATCTGCGGCAGCGACCTGTGGGCCTACCGGGGCGAGGCCAAGCGGCAGCCCGGCCAGCGGATCGGGCACGAGTTCCTCGGCATCGTCGAGGAGACCGGGTCCGAGGTGAGCGGGGTGCGCCGCGGTGACCTCGTCGTGGCGCCCTTCATGTGGTCGGACGGCGTCTGCGACTACTGCGCCGAGGGCCTCACCACCTCCTGCGAGCACGGCGGGTTCTGGGGCTCCGTGGGCTACGACGGCGGCCAGGGCGAGGCCGTCAGGGTGCCGTTCGCCGACGGCACCCTGGTCCGGCTGCCCGCCGAGGCCGCGTCCGACGAGCACCTGCTCTCCGGCCTCCTGACCCTCTCGGACGTCCTGGGCACGGGCCACCACGCGGCGCTCGGCGCGGGCGCCCGCCCGGGAGCCACGGTCGTGGTCGTCGGCGACGGCGCGGTCGGCCTGTGCGCGGTCCTCGCGGCCAAGCGGCTCGGCGCCGAGCGGATCATCGCGCTCGGCCGCCACACGGCCCGTACGGACATCGCGCGCCGCTTCGGCGCCACGGACGTCGTCGCCGAGCGCGGGGACGCCGCGGTGGCCGCCGTCCGCGAGCTCACCCGCGGCCAGGGCGCGCACTCCGTGATCGAGGCGGTCGGCACCGAGCAGTCGATGCGTACGGCCGTGGACATCACGCGCGACGGCGGCGCGATCGGCTTCGTCGGCGTCCCGCACGGCAGCGGCACCGGTCTCGACCTGGGCGTCATGTTCAACAGGAACATCGCCCTGCGCGGCGGCGTCGCGCCGGTGCGCACCTACATCCCCGAGCTGCTGCCCGACGTCCTGGACGGCACCATCGACCCCTCGCCCGTCTTCGACCTGACGATCGGCGTCGAGCACGTGCCGCAGGGCTACAAGGCGATGGACGAGCGCACCGCGCTCAAGGTCCAGATCGCCTTCTGA
- a CDS encoding cation acetate symporter: MSPAHTAVIDLAAASDASEHRPLIISLFAAFVVATLVITVWAGRQTKSAADFYAGGRQFTGFQNGLAISGDYMSAASFLGIAGAIALFGYDGFLYSIGFLVAWLVALLLVAEPLRNSGRYTMGDVLAYRMRQRPVRTAAGTSTIVVSIFYLLAQMAGAGVLVSLLLGITSDAGKVLIVALVGVLMIVYVTIGGMKGTTWVQMVKAVLLITGTILITFLILLKFHFNVSDLLGSAASNSGHGSKFLEPGLKYGASGTSKLDFISLGIALVLGTAGLPHILIRFYTVPTAKAARKSVNWAIGIIGAFYLMTIVLGFGAAALLKPGDIIASNKAGNTAAPLAALEIGGGGDSTGGAILLAVISAVAFATILAVVAGLTLASSSSFAHDIYANVIRKGKATEKEEMKAARWSTVFIGIVSIALGALARDLNVAGLVALAFAVAASANLPTILYSLFWKRFTTQGALWSIYGGLVAAVGLVLFSPVVSGKPSSMFPDANFDFFPLENPGLISIPLGFLLGWIGSLLSKEEPDKGKYAELEVKSLTGVGAH, encoded by the coding sequence ATGAGCCCCGCGCACACCGCCGTCATCGACCTCGCGGCGGCCTCGGACGCCTCCGAGCACCGGCCACTGATCATCAGCCTCTTCGCGGCCTTCGTCGTCGCGACGCTGGTCATCACCGTCTGGGCGGGACGGCAGACCAAGAGCGCCGCCGACTTCTACGCGGGCGGGCGCCAGTTCACCGGCTTCCAGAACGGCCTGGCGATCTCCGGCGACTACATGTCCGCCGCGTCCTTCCTCGGCATCGCGGGCGCCATCGCGCTCTTCGGGTACGACGGGTTCCTCTACTCCATCGGCTTCCTCGTCGCCTGGCTCGTGGCGCTGCTCCTGGTCGCCGAGCCGCTGCGCAACTCCGGCCGCTACACGATGGGCGACGTCCTCGCCTACCGGATGCGCCAGCGCCCGGTCCGTACGGCGGCGGGCACCTCCACCATCGTCGTGTCGATCTTCTATCTGCTCGCGCAGATGGCGGGCGCGGGCGTCCTGGTCTCGCTCCTCCTCGGCATCACCTCCGACGCGGGCAAGGTCCTCATCGTCGCCCTCGTCGGCGTCCTGATGATCGTCTACGTGACCATCGGCGGCATGAAGGGCACCACCTGGGTGCAGATGGTCAAGGCCGTCCTGCTCATCACCGGCACCATCCTCATCACCTTCCTGATCCTGCTGAAGTTCCACTTCAACGTCTCCGACCTGCTCGGCTCGGCCGCCTCCAACAGCGGCCATGGCTCGAAGTTCCTCGAGCCCGGCCTCAAGTACGGCGCGAGCGGCACCTCGAAGCTGGACTTCATCTCGCTCGGCATCGCCCTGGTCCTCGGCACCGCGGGCCTGCCGCACATCCTGATCCGCTTCTACACGGTGCCCACGGCCAAGGCCGCCCGTAAGTCCGTGAACTGGGCGATCGGCATCATCGGCGCCTTCTACCTGATGACGATCGTCCTCGGCTTCGGCGCCGCCGCGCTGCTCAAGCCCGGCGACATCATCGCCTCGAACAAGGCGGGCAACACCGCGGCGCCGCTCGCCGCCCTGGAGATCGGCGGCGGTGGCGACTCGACCGGCGGCGCCATCCTGCTCGCGGTGATCTCCGCGGTCGCCTTCGCCACCATCCTCGCGGTCGTCGCGGGCCTCACCCTCGCCTCGTCGTCCTCGTTCGCGCACGACATCTACGCGAACGTCATCCGCAAGGGCAAGGCCACCGAGAAGGAGGAGATGAAGGCGGCCCGCTGGTCGACCGTCTTCATCGGCATCGTCTCCATCGCGCTCGGCGCCCTCGCCCGCGACCTGAACGTCGCGGGGCTCGTCGCCCTCGCCTTCGCGGTCGCGGCATCGGCGAACCTGCCGACGATCCTCTACAGCCTGTTCTGGAAGCGGTTCACCACGCAGGGCGCGCTCTGGTCGATCTACGGCGGTCTGGTCGCCGCCGTCGGGCTCGTGCTGTTCTCGCCGGTGGTCTCCGGCAAGCCCTCCTCGATGTTCCCCGACGCGAACTTCGACTTCTTCCCGCTGGAGAACCCGGGCCTGATCTCCATCCCGCTGGGCTTCCTGCTCGGCTGGATCGGCTCGCTCCTGTCCAAGGAGGAGCCGGACAAGGGCAAGTACGCCGAGCTGGAGGTCAAGTCCCTCACCGGCGTCGGAGCCCACTGA
- a CDS encoding GlsB/YeaQ/YmgE family stress response membrane protein → MGWLWAIIVGFVLGLIAKAILPGKQHSPLWLTTVFGIIGAVVGNWLATKFGINETRGIDWGRHALQLVAAVVVVGVGDAAYKMIKGNRQTT, encoded by the coding sequence ATGGGCTGGTTGTGGGCGATCATCGTGGGATTCGTGCTGGGGCTGATCGCCAAGGCGATCCTGCCCGGCAAGCAGCACAGTCCGCTCTGGCTGACCACCGTGTTCGGCATCATCGGCGCGGTCGTGGGCAACTGGCTCGCGACGAAGTTCGGCATCAACGAGACCCGGGGCATCGACTGGGGCCGGCACGCGTTGCAGCTGGTCGCGGCGGTCGTCGTGGTCGGTGTCGGTGACGCGGCGTACAAGATGATCAAGGGCAACAGACAGACGACCTGA
- a CDS encoding S8 family serine peptidase, with protein sequence MGRTNVNRSLKSAAPGARSRRALALPLGVAVVAAVALLPATASARPADLPGASPSAAPAADGTPMSYVVNVRPGTASSAWAKKAIAKAGGTVVIAYDKIGVIVVHSSEAGFAQTIRKAKGVQSAGATRTAPLSAQSDDAIESERPLSAAEAKAAAGKASAGQDELEPLQWDLPAMKADKAHEVSLGSPKVTVGVLDSGVDDTHPDIAPNFDRAASASCLGGVPVQKDAAWRPVAKESDHGMHVAGTIAAAKNGTGVTGVAPGVKVASLKVAEPATGMYYTEAVVCGFMWAADHGVDVTNSSYYTDPWLFNCTTDDDQKALVDAVGRATKYAERKGAVNVAAAGNAKTDLAQDEILDESSPDDTTPVPRTVKTKDCFDIPSQLPGVVTVSATGAKGIKSSYSNYGKGVIDIAAPGGDSTKYQAPQAPAVDGRILSTLPGGKFGYKAGTSMASPHVAGLAALIKSTHPHASAARVKELMYRQADRMACTDPYDFDGDGKVDAVCEGGKNKNGFYGVGMADALDAVRK encoded by the coding sequence ATGGGGAGAACGAACGTGAACAGGTCCCTGAAGAGTGCCGCTCCCGGCGCGCGCTCGCGGCGCGCGCTGGCCCTTCCGCTCGGTGTCGCGGTGGTCGCGGCCGTCGCCCTGCTGCCCGCGACGGCCTCCGCAAGGCCCGCCGACCTGCCCGGCGCGAGCCCGTCGGCCGCGCCCGCCGCGGACGGCACACCGATGAGCTACGTCGTCAACGTCCGCCCCGGCACGGCGAGTTCCGCGTGGGCGAAGAAGGCCATCGCCAAGGCGGGCGGCACCGTCGTCATCGCGTACGACAAGATCGGCGTCATCGTCGTCCACTCCTCGGAGGCCGGGTTCGCGCAGACGATCCGCAAGGCCAAGGGCGTCCAGTCGGCGGGCGCCACGCGCACCGCGCCGCTGTCGGCCCAGTCCGACGACGCGATCGAGTCCGAGCGGCCGCTGAGCGCCGCCGAGGCGAAGGCCGCGGCGGGCAAGGCGTCGGCGGGGCAGGACGAGTTGGAGCCGCTGCAGTGGGACCTGCCCGCCATGAAGGCGGACAAGGCCCACGAGGTCTCGCTCGGCAGCCCGAAGGTCACCGTCGGCGTCCTGGACTCCGGGGTCGACGACACGCACCCCGACATCGCGCCGAACTTCGACCGCGCGGCGTCGGCGAGCTGCCTGGGCGGCGTGCCGGTGCAGAAGGACGCCGCGTGGCGTCCGGTGGCCAAGGAGAGCGACCACGGCATGCACGTGGCGGGCACGATCGCCGCCGCGAAGAACGGCACCGGCGTCACGGGCGTGGCGCCCGGCGTGAAGGTGGCGAGCCTGAAGGTGGCCGAGCCGGCGACCGGCATGTACTACACGGAGGCCGTGGTCTGCGGCTTCATGTGGGCGGCCGACCACGGCGTCGACGTCACCAACAGCAGCTACTACACCGACCCGTGGCTGTTCAACTGCACGACGGACGACGACCAGAAGGCGCTCGTCGACGCCGTCGGGCGGGCCACGAAGTACGCCGAGCGCAAGGGCGCGGTGAACGTCGCGGCCGCGGGCAACGCCAAGACCGACCTGGCCCAGGACGAGATACTCGACGAATCCAGCCCCGACGACACCACTCCGGTGCCGCGGACCGTCAAGACCAAGGACTGCTTCGACATCCCGTCGCAGCTGCCGGGCGTCGTGACGGTCTCCGCCACCGGCGCGAAGGGCATCAAGTCGTCGTACTCGAACTACGGCAAGGGCGTCATCGACATCGCGGCGCCGGGCGGCGACTCCACCAAGTACCAGGCTCCGCAGGCACCGGCCGTCGACGGCCGGATCCTGTCGACGCTGCCGGGCGGCAAGTTCGGCTACAAGGCGGGCACGTCGATGGCGTCCCCGCACGTCGCGGGCCTCGCCGCGCTGATCAAGTCCACGCACCCGCACGCCTCGGCGGCACGGGTCAAGGAGCTCATGTACCGCCAGGCGGACCGGATGGCGTGCACCGATCCGTACGACTTCGACGGTGACGGCAAGGTCGACGCGGTCTGCGAGGGCGGCAAGAACAAGAACGGCTTCTACGGCGTGGGCATGGCCGACGCGTTGGACGCCGTACGGAAGTAG